A segment of the Streptomyces sp. NBC_00376 genome:
CGGACAGCTCGACCTCATCGTGGACCGCCCCGAGCCAGCGACCGATCCCGAGGACGGCCCCTTCTGTTCCCCCGACGCGCACCGCTGGCAGCTGCTCGATCCCGTCCTGCTCGACTGCCGGCCCTCGGCCCGCGACGCGTCGCGGGCCGATGTGACCGTCGAGGCCGAGGTCGACGGCCCGGTATGGCACCGCACCGAGCCCGCGGACGCCCGCTGGCGGCTGTTCAACGGCACTGGCGGTGCCGGCCTGGGCAACTGCCGCCGGATCGAAGGCCTTTACGCCCACCGCCCGCTCCCCTGCGCACCGCCGCTCCGGCTGATCGGCTGCGAGCCCGGTGAGCGGTTGCTGAACCGGCTGGTGCGCTCGCGCGCCGACGGCGACCGCGTCACACTGCTCGCCCTGGACCGGTCCGGTCGGGTGATGCGCCACCAGGAACACATGCCCCTGGGGGTCGTCGCCTCCCGCCCGTCCGCGCTCGGCGGGGCCCTCGTGGACCTGTGGCTCGGCGAGGGCCCGGCCGTGCGGCCCGTGCCTGCAGTCCGTCCGGTTTGGGACGCCTGGTTCGAGGGGCCACCGGCCGAGCGCGGGGCGTGGGCCGCGTTTCCGCCCGAGGGCCGGGCCGAGTGGGCCGCGTTCGCCGCCGCACGGCAGGGAGCCGGCGGGCCGCTGCCCGATCCCGTGCGGCACCTCGACGGCCGGCACATCACCGATGTGCCGGCGTTGGTGTGTGCGCTGGGCGAGGCGGTCGCCGGGCCCGGCGGCCACTACCAGCAGTGCTGGGGCGCGTTGCGGGGCTGCGTGTGCGGCGGGGAGCGGCCGCCCGCTCCGTTCACCCTGGTCTGGCACGACGCCGAGGTGGCCCGGCGCGCGCTCGCCTCGGTGAGTGTGGACACGGCGGGCGAGACACCGTACGTCGACGACGTGCTCCGGCTCCTCGACAAAGTCGGCATCACCGTGGAACTGCGCTGATCCTCTCTCAGGACTCAGGCCCCGGTGCGCTCGCGCGGGTGGGGCACCGCGACGTGCCGTCCTCGATGCGGAGCCGGCCGACGGGACTGTCATGGACCAGCGGCACCCCGCACCGTCCACCCGTCATTTTCCTTTGGCCACGGCGCCGCCCTGTGGCAGGGTGCTGCGTCGTGAC
Coding sequences within it:
- a CDS encoding barstar family protein, with amino-acid sequence MLVEEAVWTWERALPLKYVLVSEEWDGELIVWARCADADGLFVEPAPRRERLTLVECAPTGRLRKAVERVRHRSPAPDGSVGPGGLGQLDLIVDRPEPATDPEDGPFCSPDAHRWQLLDPVLLDCRPSARDASRADVTVEAEVDGPVWHRTEPADARWRLFNGTGGAGLGNCRRIEGLYAHRPLPCAPPLRLIGCEPGERLLNRLVRSRADGDRVTLLALDRSGRVMRHQEHMPLGVVASRPSALGGALVDLWLGEGPAVRPVPAVRPVWDAWFEGPPAERGAWAAFPPEGRAEWAAFAAARQGAGGPLPDPVRHLDGRHITDVPALVCALGEAVAGPGGHYQQCWGALRGCVCGGERPPAPFTLVWHDAEVARRALASVSVDTAGETPYVDDVLRLLDKVGITVELR